A segment of the Candidatus Microthrix subdominans genome:
CAGGTCGTGTTCCACGACAACTCCTCGGGCGAGCGTTGGATCACCCAGTCGACGATTGCGACCACCGAGACGGTGACGTTCTCCGACGGGAAGGACTACCCGTTGGCGAAGGTGGAGATCTCCTCGTACTCCCATCCCTTCTTCACCGGCCAGATGAAGATCGTCGACACCGCCGGTCGCGTCGAGCGCTTCGAGCGTCGCTACGGCCGCCGCGCCCGCTCCGGCGATGCAGCCGGTGCCGAGGACTCCAAGTCGTAGGCACCTCCTCCGGGCAGGTGTCGGGCGACCGCCTGGGCGCACTGCGCGCCGCCAAGCTGCGGGCCATTGCCGGGGCACACCTCGGCCTGACGGTCGACGTCGACCAAGGCGAGGGCCTGGCCGACGGCGCGGCCCTGGCGAGCGCTGATCGGGTGGCCGTGCTGATCGGCCGGCCCAGCCGCCGCAGCCTGGGCCCTGCGTTGTCCTGGGCGGCCAAGCGCTTCGACGGCGCTGACAACGCCCAGGCATTGGCCCGTGTGGACCTGGTGCTCGACCCGACCGTGCCGGTCGACGAACACCCGGTCGACCACGATCCGGGTCTCGCCGGGTCGTCCCCCGCGGCCGACGACCGCTTCGGTCTGGACGGGGGCGACGCCCGCACCATCGGGGCCCAACTGGCGCGGATCGGTGGGCTGTTTCGACCCGACGTGCGGGTGTGGGTCGTCGAGGGCACCGATGTCGTCGAGGTGACCGCCGCACCGGCGCCGGACGTCCCCGCCGCGCCCGGGGTCGAGGCCGACGAGCTTGTCGAACTGTTGCGCGACGTGGGGCTGGAGCCCTGTGCCGAGCCGGGCATGATCCTCGGCGAGGTGGCCGGGCTCGAGGTGGCCCGCATCACCGTGACCGACGGCGTGCCCAGCCTGGCGATCGGCGTTGGCCGCTTCGACCAGGAGCTCTCCGCGGTCGCCCAGTCCGACCTGTCCCGTCGCGACGCCCTGGAGCGGGCGGCCGACCTGGTGCGGTTGGCCCGCACGATGGGCAACACTGCCCACGCCAACGCCACCCACCCGATGGCCCGGCTGGCTCGCGAACGCTGGCTTCGCACCTCCCTGATCGCCGATCCCGGTGTGATCGGCGCAGCCGAGCTGGCGGCCCTTCCCGGCCTGTGGGTGCGCCGCGGCCTGAGGGCTTCGGCCCCGGCGGCGGCCGTCGGGAACGACGTCGACGGCCGGGCGTTGATCGTCGTGTGCTCGACCGGTGTCGACACCGACCTGGTGCCCGCAGCGCTCGAGCTGGCCGCCCAGACCGACGCGTCGGCGCGTCTGGTGCTGGCCCTGCCACCGAACGACATCGTGCCCAGCACGCGCCGGGTGGCGGCGCTGGCGCTCACCGAACCCGAGATCGTGGCGGTCGTGCCGCCGTGGGAGCCCGTCGCCGGGCACCGGTAACCTGTTCGGGTGTCACAGCTCAGCAGCGCCCGCCTCGATGCCCTGACGCGCGAGTACGGCGACGTGGGCATGCGCCTGGCCGATCCGGCGGTGTACGACGATCGGGAGCGCCAGATCTCGCTGGCCAAGCGCCACTCCGAGCTGGAGCCGATCGTCGCCTCGATCGACGCCTGGCGGGAGGCCGAGGGTGAGCTGGCCGCTGCGAGGGAGCTGATCGCCGAGGGCGGCGGCGACCCGGAGCTGGCCGAGATGGCCCGGGACGCCGAGGCGGCGGTGACGGTGGCGGAGGAGGACCTGCGGGCACAGCTGATGCCCAAGGATCCCGACGCCGGCCGGCCGGTGCTGCTCGAGGTGCGCGGTGCCGAGGGGGGCGAGGAGGCCAACCTGTTCGCACGGGAGCTGCTCGACATGTACCGAACGTGGGCGGCCGCTCACGGTTGGCGCTTCGAGGTGATCAGCGCCGACGCGTCCGACCTGGGCGGGCTGACCGGCGCGCTGGTGCGCATCAGCGGGCCGGACGCCTGGAGCCGGCTGAAGTTCGAGGCCGGACCGCATCGGGTGCAGCGGGTACCGGTCACCGAGGCCCAAGGCCGCGTGCACACCTCCTCGGCGGTGGTCACCGCGCTGGTCGAGGCCGACGCGGTCGAGGTCAACCTCGACCCCTCCGAGCTGCGGGTGGACACCTACCGGGCGTCGGGCGCCGGCGGCCAGCACGTCAACAAGACCGAGTCGGCGGTGCGCATCACCCACGAGCCGACCGGGCTGGTCGTCGCCATGCAGGACGAGAAGAGCCAGACCCAGAACCGCGAGCGGGCCATGGTGGTGCTGCGCAGCCGGCTGTTGGCGCTGCGCCGGGCCGAACAGGACGCGGAGACCGCCGGCGCCAAGCGGGCCCAGGGCGGCGGCGGCGGGCGCTCGGAGAAGATCCGTACCTACAACTACAAGGACAACCGGGTGACCGACCATCGCATCGGCCTCACCCTGTACTCGCTCGACAAGGTGCTGGCCGGTGAGCTCGACTTGGTGTCCGACCCCCTGTTGTCCGAGGAGCGGGCCCGCCTGCTCACCTCCGAGACGTGACCGACACCGAGCCGCCCAACGCTGGGCCGTCCGACGCTGGGCCGGCGGGGCCGACCATGTCCCTCGCCGAGCTCCGGGCGGAGACCCAGGCCCGCTTGGCCTCGGCCGGCCTCGACAACGCCCGGGTCGAGGCGGTGTGGCTGCTCGAGGAGGCGACCGGGCTTGATCCGGCCGAGCAGGCGCTGGAGGCGGTCCGTCCGGTCACGGTCGGTCAGGTCGGTCGTCTGGATGCGATGGTCGCCCGCCGCGTGGGTGGCGAACCGCTGCAGTACGTGCTGGGGCGTTGGGCCTTCCGCAAGCTCGACCTGGCGACCGACGCCCGGGCGCTGATCCCTCGACCGGAGACCGAAGCGGTGGTCGAGGTGGCGCTGGGTGAGCTGGACCGTGCGATCGACGCGGGACGCCGCACCCCGCTCGCCGTCGACCTGGGCACGGGGACCGGCGCGATTGCGCTGTCGCTGGTCGCTGAGCGGTCGCGCGTGCAGGTGATCGCCACCGAGCGCTCGAGCGACGCCATGGCCCTGGCGCGGGCCAACCTGGCCGGGCTGGGGGCGGGGGCCGAGCGGGTGCGGCTGGCGGAGGGGTCGTGGTGGGAGGCGCTCGATCCGACGCTCGAGGGCTCGGTCGACCTGGTCGTGTCCAACCCGCCCTACGTGCCCGACGACGCGCCCCTGCCACCGACGGTTGCGGACTGGGAGCCGACAGCGGCACTGCGCGCCGGGACGGACGGGTTGGACGACCTGCGGGTGATCATCGCCGGTGCGGCGCGCTGGCTGCGCCCGGGCGGCGCGCTCGTCGTCGAGATCGGCGACGACCAGGGTGTTGCAGCCGCCGCGCTGGCGCAGGAGGTGGGCCTGGGCGACGTGGCCGTCCACCCCGATCTCGCCGGGCGTGACCGCACCCTGGCCGCCCGCCGGGCGATGTCGACCACATGAGCGTGGTGGCCCGGGTGATCAGCGTGGTCGCCGATCCGTCGGGTGGCGACGATATCGATCTCGAGGCGGCGGTGGCGCTCGTCGCCGAGGTGCTCGTCGCCGGCGGAACGGTGCTGATCCCGACCGACACGGTGTACGGGCTGGCGGTGCTCGCCTCCGGCATCGGCGGCGTCGAGGCGCTGTCCCGCATCAAGGGGCGGGACCCCGACAAGCCGGTGGCGGTGCTCGTCGCCTCCCCGGCCCAGGGGCTGGAGCTGTTCGACCGGCCCGGCGAGGCGTTGACCCGCCTGGCGTCGGCCTTGTGGCCCGGGCCGCTCACCCTGGTGGCGCCCGCAGCCACCGGCGCTCCGGCGCCGGTGGTGAGCGCCTCGGGCACGATCGGTGTCCGGTGCCCGGATCACGAGCTGGTGCGCCGTGTGGCCGAGGCGGTGGGCCCGCTGGCGGTCACGTCGGCAAACCCGGCCGGCGGGGAGCCGCTGGTGCGCCTCGGGCCCCTGTCGGCGCTGATCGAGGCGTGGGCTGCGCTGAGCGAGGCGTCGCTGGTCGTTGACGGGGGGCCGCTTCCCGGCACGGCCTCGACGGTGGTCGAGGTGCCGGCGGCGGCCGGTGGCTGGTCGCATGGGTTGCGCGTGCTGCGCAACGGCCCGATCAGTGCTGCGGCAATCGGTGACCTGTGGCGGGGAAGCGTGAAGTAGCCTCCAGGCTGATTCCGGGAGGGGAACATGAGTTTTTGGAAGAAGCCCGCCGAAAGCGCCGACTACCTGTCGAGCGTCGCGTTCTTTGAAGGGTTCACCTCCGATGAGCTGGCGAGGGTGGCCAGCCTGTCCGGCGAGCTCACCGTCGGGTCGGGTGCGGTCGTCATCGATCAGGGCGATACCGGCGTCGACTGCTACGTGATCGTCGAGGGGACGGCGTCGGTGCGGGTACGCGACGAGGAGGTTGCCGTGCTGTCCGCCGGCGACATGGTGGGGGAGATGGCGCTGATCGATCACCGTCCTCGCACGGCGTCGGTCGTCGCCACCAGCGACATGCGTTTGCTGCGGTTCAACTCCCGGCAGTTTCGACAGCTGCTGACCGAGATGCCCAAGGCCGAGGAGCGCGTGATGATGACGCTGACCGAGCGTCTTCGCACCGACGACGGGTAAGAGCGCCACGAGGCGTTAGTTGAGGGATTGACCGAAAGCCTCAAATTTGTCTAGTATGGGGGTATGTCCTCCACCCGTGCAGCCAACACCCATGGACTAGGCCGGTCGAGCGCGGAACCCCGGCGGGTGCCCACCCGGCGCGTCTCCTTCGACGAGGCACTCCAGGAGGTTCCCCGCTACTTCGCCCAGGACGGCGACCTGATCTCGGGGCACCTCATCGCCGCACTGTCGTCGGTGTTTCCCGAGGGCGAGGACTTCTTCGTCCGTTCGGTGCGCGACGTCCGCTCCCAGCTGGAGGATCCCGAACTCAAGCGTCAGGTGGCCGGCTTCATCGGTCAGGAATCGATCCACGGGCGCGAGCACCGGGCGTTCAACGAACGCCTGGCCGAGCTGGGCTACCCGACCCGGATCTTCGACCGCATCACCAAGCGCGGGCTCGCCACCCGCTACAAGGTGGCCTCGGCCAAGTCGAACCTGGCGGGCACCGCTGCGCTGGAGCACTTCACCGCAACGCTCGCCGAGCATGTGTTGACCTGTGAGGAGACCCGCCAACAGATGGGTCACCCGGTGGTGCGCGAGCTGTTCGAATGGCATGCGTTGGAGGAGTCCGAGCACAAGGCGGTGGCCTTCGACGTCTATCGGGCGGTCGGCGGCACCGAACGCATGCGCATCTGGACGATGAAGGCCGCCAGGTTCAGCTTCGTTCTGTTCATGGGGCTCGCCGTGCTCGGCTCGGTGGCGGGCGACAAACGCACCTACCGGCCCGGTGAGCTGCGGGCCAGTTGGAAGCGGGTGAGGTCCTCGCCCATCCTCAACCGGGCGCTGTGGGACCAACTGCGGGAGTACGACCGGCGCGGGTTCCACCCGAACGACCGTGACACCGACAAGTTGGTCGAGCGGTGGCGCATCGAGCTTTTCGGCGACGAGGGCAGCCTCAACTCCAAGCTGGCCGGAGCCGCCTGAGCGCTGCATCAAGGTTTCGGGCGTGTCCCAGCGGGTACGAGCCCCCGACACCCCACCCACACGGAGGACACATGTTCCAGCGCACCCCTGACAACGATCGCCCAACCCGGTCCCGCTCCCGTCGCATGGCAGCGGGGGCCTCGCTGGTGGCGGTCGTCGCTCTGCTGGGTGCGTCGTGCGGCAACGCCTCCGACGAGAAGGCCGATACCGACAACACCGAATCGACCACCAGGGCCTCGGGTGTCGACGGATTCGAGTTCACCTCGCCCGACGGCGACTACGCAGTGACGTTCCCCTCCGAGCCGACCGCCCAGCCCACCCCCGTTCAGCTTCCGGGCGGTCAGACGATCGAGGTGCCGCTGCAGGTCGCCTCCGCTGCAACCAGCGAGTACACCGCTGCAGCGATCACCTACCCCGCTGACGCGCCGGTGAACGACGACGCCGATCAGGTACTCGACGGTGCGGTCGACGGTGCGGTCGCCAACGTGCAGGGCGCCGAACTCGGCGAGAGCGAGGACATCGAGGTCGACGGCCGGCCGGGCCGCCGCTTCGACTTCTCGATCACCCAGGGCGGGGCCGAGGGGCGTGGGGAAGCCATCTTTGTCGTCGACGGCCAGGTGTTGTACCAGGCGATCGCCGTCGGCGAGGTCGACGACGCCGACGCCCATGCCGACTTCCTCGACTCGTTCGAGATCCTCTGACGCGCCCCGCTCAGGAGGCGAGGCGCAGCCGCCCATCATCGACGTGGACGATGCGGCCGACCCCCTCGGCGGCGATCAGCTCGGCCATCGTGTCGGCATCGTCGCTGAGCGCCCAGGCCCTCGCCCCGTCGTTGAGGCGAACGGCGGCGTGGGCCCGCTCGGGCCGGTTCGTGCGGTCGTGCATCACGGTGTAGGCCTCGATCGTCGCCGTTCCGCCCGGCGTCAACTCCACCGGGACGGCGATGTCGGCAGCGTCGACCTCGGCCTGGGGTGACTCCCAGCGAAAGCCGTGTGGCGGAGGCTCGGATCCGAGCACGCAGAAGCTGTGCTTGTGGACGATGCCACCGTTGGCGCTTACCAGCGCCGTGCCCCTGCCGTGTTCCCGGAGGGCGTCGACCGTCGCTGCCAGCGCGTGGGTCACCGGGTTGTTCCACGGCCCACCGGCGAAGCACAGACCGCCCCAGGTGGTCAGCGAGCGGTCGGTGGCGATGCCCAGCTCGGCGGCGGCCAGCTGCACCGCCGACGGAAAACAGGAGTACAGGTCGACGAAGTCGAGTTCGTCGACCGCCACGCCGGCCAGGTCGAGGGCCCTGCCCCCGGCGATCCTCATGGCGGGTGAGCCGGTGAACGAGGAGCGCTCGGAGGCCAGCCGATCGACGGCGTCGGTTCCGGCGTGGATGAACACCCAACGGTCGGTGGGGATCCCGGCGGCGGCGGCCGCCGCCGCGGAGGCGACGACGACCGAGGCGCCCATGTCGACCTGTGAGTTGGAGACGAGGTGCTTGGTATAGGGCCACCCCACCCAGCGGTTGCCCGGGCCGGGGGTGACGATCTCGGCCGGGCTGTAGGCGGTGCGATCCCAGGCGTTGGGGTTGCCGGCCGCCACGGCGGCGTAACCGGCCCAGAGCCGCCCGATGTGAGCCTGGTGGTCGGCGATGCTGCGGCCGGCGGCGGCGCGCAGCGCGGTCTCGAACAGTGGGTACATCTGGGTGGGCAGGTACAGGGCGTGGGCCACTTCGGCCGGGTGGGCCATCTCCATCTCGACCGGGCCGACGACCTCGTCGGGCGCCAGGTCGCCCGGCTGGGTGCCCCAGTCGGGTTGAACACCCGCCCGCCGATGCTCCACGCGGGCCCGGCCGGCCTCACCCCCGGTGACGGCAGCCAGGTCGAGGTGCCCGGCTGCGATTGCGCGGGCGGCGGCGCCGAGCAGATAGTTGGGGGAGTGGCCCCCCATCGCGCAGGTGGCGGTGGTCGCCGAGCGGGCGCCGAGGGCGTCGGCGACCGGCCGGGCGGCATCGGCGTACCGCCAGGTGAGGGCGGGCACGGCGGCCAGCCACGCGATCGAAGCGCCCAGCGAGCCCGGTGAATCGGCGCCGGTGTCCGCCAGCGCGGTGCGCAGCGACTCGGTCATCAGCTGCACCGGCGACAGCTCCGGCGCGCCCTCGTCGGTGCGTTGCACGTGCTGGCCGACGCCGACGAGCACCGGGGTGTGGGGGTCGATCCCGGGCGGGACGGGGAACGCTGCCATCGCCGTAGCGTGTCGCAGCGCCGCCGCCGGGCACAACCGGGGTGGTCACCGCCCGTGCTGCTGCGCTCGCCCCAGGCCCGGTTGTGCCCGTACGATGCAGCCATGCGTATTGCCGTTGGCGCCGATCACGCCGGGTTCGAACTGAAGCAAGGCCTCGCCGAGCTGCTGCGTGGCCTCGGCCACGAGGTGAACGACGTCGGGACCCACTCCGAGGAGCGTTGCGACTACCCGGACTTCGGGGCGGCGATCGGCAGGGCCGTCACGTCCGGGCAATCCGAACTGGGCGTCGGCGTGTGCGGCTCGGGCATCGGCATCGCCATCGCGGCCAACAAGGTCGCCGGCGTTCGTGCGGCCACGGTGCACGACGTCACCTCGGCCCGTCTGGCCCGTGAGCACAACGACGCCAACGTGTTCTGCATCGGCTCCCGCCTGGTCGGTCACCAGGTGGCCGTCGAGGCCCTGGAGGCGTTTCTGACCGCCGAGTTTCAGGGCGGACGACACAGCGCCCGGGTGGCCAAGCTCGACGAGCTGCCCGGCTGACGCCGCGCCCAGTTTCGAACCATTCGTACATTTCAAACAAGGAGCACCACGACGTGGGATGGCCCTCAAGCCCAGATACCGAGATCGAGCAGCTGCTGGCCGCCGAGCTCGATCGCCAGCAGACCGGCCTGCAGCTGATCGCATCGGAGAACTTTGCGTCGCCGGCTGTGATGGCGGCCACCGGCACGGTGCTGACCAACAAGTACTCCGAGGGTTACCCGAAGAAGCGCTATTACGGCGGTAACGCGATCGTCGACGACATCGAGGACCTGGCTCGCGACCGGGTGTGCGCGCTCTTCGGCGCCGAGCACGCCAACGTGCAGCCCCACTCGGGTGCCAACGCCAACGTGGCGGTGTACCTGGCGATGCTCCAGGCGGGTGACACCGTGCTGGGCATGAGCCTGGACCACGGCGGCCACCTCACCCACGGCAGCCCGGTCAACATCTCCGGGTTGTTCTACAACTTCGTCGGGTACGGGTTGACGCCCTCCGACGAGCGCATCGACTACGACGCGGTTCGCGACCTGGCCCTCGAGCACCGGCCCAAGATGATCGTCGCCGGCGCCACCGCCTACCCCCGGCAGATCGATCCTCAGATCTTCCGCGACATCGCCGACGAGGTCGGGGCGCTGTTCATGTTTGACGCTGCCCACATCGCCGGGCTGATCGCTGCGGGCGTCCATCCCAACCCGGTCCCGGTGGCCGACATCGTCACCTTCACCACCCACAAGACGCTGCGGGGGCCCCGAGGCGGCACGATCCTGTGCCGCGAGGAGTACGCCAAGGCGATCGACAAGGCGATCTTCCCCGGCCTTCAGGGTGGGCCGCTCGAGCACGTGATCGCCGCCAAGGCGGTCGCCTTCCGGGAGGCGGCCGACCCCAGCTTTGCCGACTATGGCGCCGCCATCGTCGCCAACGCCGAAGCGCTGGCCGAGGCGCTGGCCAAGCAGGGCTTCCGCCTGGTGTCGGGCGGCACCGACAACCACCTGTTGCTGGTCGACCTGCGCCCCTTCGACGCCGAGCTGACCGGCAAGGTGGCCCAGGCGTCGCTCGACGCGGCGGGCATCACGCTGAACAAGAACACCGTGCCCGACGACCCCCGTTCGCCGTTCGTCACCAGCGGCGTGCGCATCGGCACCCCGGCGGTCACCACCCAGGGGATGGGCACCGACGAGATGCCCGAGATCGCCGAGCTGATCGCCGCCGTGCTGTCGGCGCCCGAGGACGAGGCGGTCCAGGCCGAGGTTGCCGAACGCACCGCCGCGCTGTGTGCCCGCTTTCCCGTGTACCCGGGCCTTATTGGGTGACGCTGGGTCCCCGGGTGAGACGCGTCGGGGTGAGCTGAGTGCTCGCCTACCTGGTCGTGCTGGCGGTCGCCTTCGGGGTGACCGCCGCCACCGTGCCCCTCGTGCGACGGTTCTGCCTGCGGGTGGGGCTGGTGTACGAGCCCAACGAGCGGACGGTGCACACCGCCCCGATGCCGGCCCTCGGCGGGCTGGCGATGTTCATCGGTTTTGCGGTGGCGCTCGGCGTGTCCACGCTGCTCGGCCGCTTCGAGTCGACGCTGTCGGGCACCGAGATGGCCGGTGCCGCACTGTGCTGCGCCGTCGCCTTCGCCACCGGGCTGACCGACGACGTCCGCACGCTGTCGGCGCCCGCCAAGGTGGCCGGGCTGGTGCTGGCCGGGTCGGTGCTGTCGCTGTCGGGCCTGAGCCTGCTGTTCTTCCGGGTGCCGTTTTTCGATCTGCTGGTGCTGTCGCCTGACCTGTCCGCGCTGCTGACCGTCGTCTGGGTCGTCGGCATGGCCAACGCGATCAACCTGATCGACGGGCTGGACGGGCTGGCCGCCGGCATCACCGCCATCGCCGCTGCGGCGTTCCTCGCCTATTCGTTCGCACTGTCACGCAACGGCGTGCTCGACCCGGGCAACGTCGGCCCGCTGATCGCCGTGATCGTGCTCGGTGTGTGCCTTGGGTTTCTGCCCTACAACGTGCATCCGGCCAGGATCATCATGGGTGACGGCGGGGCGCTGTTCCTCGGTGCGGCGATGGCCACGGCCACGATCTCGGTCGGCGGCAACTCCGACGACCCGTTCTCCGGCCAGGCCTGGTTCTTCTTCGCCCCGTTGCTCGTGCCGCTGTTCATCCTCGGCGTGCCGATCATCGACACCGTGTTCTCGATCGTGCGCCGGACCGTGGGCCGGAGCGGGGTGTCGGTCGCCGACCGCAAGCACCTCCATCACCGCCTGGTCGACCTGGGCCATGGGCACCGCCGGGCCGTGTTCATCCTGTGGGGATGGACCGCCTTGCTGTCCGGTTTTGTGCTCATCCCGGTGTTCACGGGTCGGGGCGATGCGATCGTGCCGATCGGCGTGGCCGCCCTGCTGCTGGCGCTGTTCAGCGTGCTGGGGCCATCGGCCTCGCTGCGTTGGGAACGGCGCCGCAACGGCCCGCAAGTTCCCGCCGAGCCGGCGATTCAGTCGCCATCGGGGGACGCAACGGTCGACGACGCCCACCATGTCGACGCCGGGCGACCGGACGACGCGCTGGCGCCCTGGTTCACTGTGGCGGTTGGCTCACCGTGGCGAAACAGCCAGGCCATGGTGCAGCGCATGGCCGACGGCGTCGTCGACCTCCTCGTAGGCGGCGACGCTCGCCCGGGTGATCGCCACGTTGTAGAAGCCGTGGATCAGCTCGTCGAAGCACCGCGACATGACCGGCACCCCGGCGTCGGCGAGACGGGCGGCGTAGGCCTGGCCCTCGTCGCGCAGCGGATCGAACCCGGCGGTGAACACCAACGCCGGCGCCACCCCCGCCAGGTCGGCGTACAGCGGCGAGGCGGCCGGATCCCGCCAGCGCCCGGAATCGGCCAGGTAGGTCCCCCGAAACCACTCCATGGACTCCCTGGTCAGGAGGAACCCGTCGGCGAACGTGTCGATCGAGTTCAGCGACATCGTGAAGTCGGTGGCCGGGTAGATGAGCGCCTGCAGTGCCGGCGCCCGCAGGCCCTGGTCGCGGGCGGCGAGGGCGACCAGCGCCGCCAGGTTGCCGCCCGCCGAGTCGCCCATCAGGGCGATCGCTCCGGCGTCGACACCCAGTTCGACCGCGTGCTCGGACAGCCATGCGTAGGCGGCCAGGCAGTCCTCGACGGCGGCGGGGTAGGGGGCCTCTGGGGCCAGGCGGTAGTCGACCGACATGACGACGGCGCCCGAGCGGGCGGCGAGCACCCGGCAGGGTCCGTCATGGGTGTCGAGGTCGCCGATCACCCACCCGCCGCCGTGGAAGAAACAGATCGCCGGTGGGCTCGGCTCGAGGTTGGCGTCGCGGTAGAACCGCACCCGCAGCGGTCCCGCCGGACCGGGCAGGTCACGCTCCCAGGAGTGCACGCTCTTCGGTCCTCGCGGCCCGAGGATCGCCGCCCGAACCATGTCGGCCCGCGCGGATTCGACGTCGCGGTTGTCCAGCGGGGAAACCCGGTCGGACAGCTTCAGCATCGCCTGCACCTCGGGGTCGAGGCGCCGGCCGTCTCGGACGATCTCGTCGCTGCGCCCGGAGATGGCGCCGAGCAGCGAGCGGGCGATCGATGCGACGGGGTGCAGACGTGAGGTGGAGCGCATCGATCCAGTCTTGCCCACCGGCGGGGAGTTGTCGTCAGCTCTGCAGGCTCGGGTGGCTGCCGGCCAGGGCGGCGGCGATGGTGCGGTTGACCTCATCGGCGGCCATCAGCGTGGCCCGGGTGATACCGATGTTGTAAAAGCCGTGGATGAGGTCGTCGAAGCACCGGTCGACGACGGGCACGCCGGCCTGCGCCATCAGGGCGGCGTAGGCGCGGCCCTCGTCGCGCAGCGGGTCGAACCCGGCGGTGAACACGAGGGCGGGGGCGACGCCGGTCGGGTCGGCAAACAGGGGGGAGACCGCCGGGTCGCGCCAGGCGCCGGAGTCGGGCAGGTAGAGGTTGCGGAACCAGCGGATCGACTCGCTGGTGAGCATGAACCCCTCGGAAAAGGTGTCGATCGACGGCTGGCCCATGGTGAAGTCGCAGCCGGGATAGATGAGCACCTGCAGTGCCGGTGCCCGCAGGCC
Coding sequences within it:
- a CDS encoding serine hydroxymethyltransferase, whose amino-acid sequence is MGWPSSPDTEIEQLLAAELDRQQTGLQLIASENFASPAVMAATGTVLTNKYSEGYPKKRYYGGNAIVDDIEDLARDRVCALFGAEHANVQPHSGANANVAVYLAMLQAGDTVLGMSLDHGGHLTHGSPVNISGLFYNFVGYGLTPSDERIDYDAVRDLALEHRPKMIVAGATAYPRQIDPQIFRDIADEVGALFMFDAAHIAGLIAAGVHPNPVPVADIVTFTTHKTLRGPRGGTILCREEYAKAIDKAIFPGLQGGPLEHVIAAKAVAFREAADPSFADYGAAIVANAEALAEALAKQGFRLVSGGTDNHLLLVDLRPFDAELTGKVAQASLDAAGITLNKNTVPDDPRSPFVTSGVRIGTPAVTTQGMGTDEMPEIAELIAAVLSAPEDEAVQAEVAERTAALCARFPVYPGLIG
- a CDS encoding metal-dependent hydrolase, with amino-acid sequence MSSTRAANTHGLGRSSAEPRRVPTRRVSFDEALQEVPRYFAQDGDLISGHLIAALSSVFPEGEDFFVRSVRDVRSQLEDPELKRQVAGFIGQESIHGREHRAFNERLAELGYPTRIFDRITKRGLATRYKVASAKSNLAGTAALEHFTATLAEHVLTCEETRQQMGHPVVRELFEWHALEESEHKAVAFDVYRAVGGTERMRIWTMKAARFSFVLFMGLAVLGSVAGDKRTYRPGELRASWKRVRSSPILNRALWDQLREYDRRGFHPNDRDTDKLVERWRIELFGDEGSLNSKLAGAA
- a CDS encoding L-threonylcarbamoyladenylate synthase; translation: MSVVARVISVVADPSGGDDIDLEAAVALVAEVLVAGGTVLIPTDTVYGLAVLASGIGGVEALSRIKGRDPDKPVAVLVASPAQGLELFDRPGEALTRLASALWPGPLTLVAPAATGAPAPVVSASGTIGVRCPDHELVRRVAEAVGPLAVTSANPAGGEPLVRLGPLSALIEAWAALSEASLVVDGGPLPGTASTVVEVPAAAGGWSHGLRVLRNGPISAAAIGDLWRGSVK
- a CDS encoding cyclic nucleotide-binding domain-containing protein; protein product: MSFWKKPAESADYLSSVAFFEGFTSDELARVASLSGELTVGSGAVVIDQGDTGVDCYVIVEGTASVRVRDEEVAVLSAGDMVGEMALIDHRPRTASVVATSDMRLLRFNSRQFRQLLTEMPKAEERVMMTLTERLRTDDG
- the rpiB gene encoding ribose 5-phosphate isomerase B, whose translation is MRIAVGADHAGFELKQGLAELLRGLGHEVNDVGTHSEERCDYPDFGAAIGRAVTSGQSELGVGVCGSGIGIAIAANKVAGVRAATVHDVTSARLAREHNDANVFCIGSRLVGHQVAVEALEAFLTAEFQGGRHSARVAKLDELPG
- a CDS encoding type B 50S ribosomal protein L31, with amino-acid sequence MRPDIHPEYRQVVFHDNSSGERWITQSTIATTETVTFSDGKDYPLAKVEISSYSHPFFTGQMKIVDTAGRVERFERRYGRRARSGDAAGAEDSKS
- the prmC gene encoding peptide chain release factor N(5)-glutamine methyltransferase, coding for MTDTEPPNAGPSDAGPAGPTMSLAELRAETQARLASAGLDNARVEAVWLLEEATGLDPAEQALEAVRPVTVGQVGRLDAMVARRVGGEPLQYVLGRWAFRKLDLATDARALIPRPETEAVVEVALGELDRAIDAGRRTPLAVDLGTGTGAIALSLVAERSRVQVIATERSSDAMALARANLAGLGAGAERVRLAEGSWWEALDPTLEGSVDLVVSNPPYVPDDAPLPPTVADWEPTAALRAGTDGLDDLRVIIAGAARWLRPGGALVVEIGDDQGVAAAALAQEVGLGDVAVHPDLAGRDRTLAARRAMSTT
- a CDS encoding alpha/beta hydrolase — translated: MRSTAPSPPPWPAATRACRADDNSPPVGKTGSMRSTSRLHPVASIARSLLGAISGRSDEIVRDGRRLDPEVQAMLKLSDRVSPLDNRDVESARADMVRAAILGPRGPKSVHSWERDLPGPAGPLRVRFYRDANLEPSPPAICFFHGGGWVIGDLDTHDGPCRVLAARSGAVVMSVDYRLAPEAPYPAAVEDCLAAYAWLSEHAVELGVDAGAIALMGDSAGGNLAALVALAARDQGLRAPALQALIYPATDFTMSLNSIDTFADGFLLTRESMEWFRGTYLADSGRWRDPAASPLYADLAGVAPALVFTAGFDPLRDEGQAYAARLADAGVPVMSRCFDELIHGFYNVAITRASVAAYEEVDDAVGHALHHGLAVSPR
- the prfA gene encoding peptide chain release factor 1 yields the protein MSQLSSARLDALTREYGDVGMRLADPAVYDDRERQISLAKRHSELEPIVASIDAWREAEGELAAARELIAEGGGDPELAEMARDAEAAVTVAEEDLRAQLMPKDPDAGRPVLLEVRGAEGGEEANLFARELLDMYRTWAAAHGWRFEVISADASDLGGLTGALVRISGPDAWSRLKFEAGPHRVQRVPVTEAQGRVHTSSAVVTALVEADAVEVNLDPSELRVDTYRASGAGGQHVNKTESAVRITHEPTGLVVAMQDEKSQTQNRERAMVVLRSRLLALRRAEQDAETAGAKRAQGGGGGRSEKIRTYNYKDNRVTDHRIGLTLYSLDKVLAGELDLVSDPLLSEERARLLTSET